In Paracoccus methylovorus, a genomic segment contains:
- a CDS encoding PRC-barrel domain containing protein: MKTPGAFTKEGFSVHFTGATIYGPDDENIGTAQHVHGYGADAQAVIDVGGFLGIGTKSIAVPVRDLDFMRDEAGDVHAVTRWTEDQLKDLPEHEH; this comes from the coding sequence ATGAAGACTCCCGGCGCTTTCACCAAGGAGGGATTCTCGGTGCATTTTACCGGAGCCACCATCTATGGACCCGACGATGAAAACATCGGCACCGCTCAGCATGTACATGGCTACGGAGCAGATGCGCAGGCTGTAATCGATGTCGGTGGGTTCCTTGGCATTGGCACCAAATCCATAGCTGTCCCTGTCCGCGATCTCGACTTCATGCGCGATGAAGCGGGCGACGTTCACGCCGTCACCCGTTGGACCGAAGATCAGCTGAAAGACCTGCCAGAACACGAGCATTGA
- a CDS encoding PA0069 family radical SAM protein has product MNLPPRNPDEILRARGAESRPAARFEPYQTQRQHDGWDISEDQNLLRTEVTQEQARSIITRNRSPDIPFDRSINPYRGCEHGCIYCFARPSHAYLGLSPGLDFETRITAKPNAPELLSAEIGRRGYSVAPIAFGTNTDPYQPIEAKLCIMRGCLQVLHDWNHPLSLVTRGATVMRDTDLLGAMAAKGQVIACVSITTLDPELARQMEPRAPAPATRLRMIRALSDAGVPVRVMVAPVIPVLTEHELERIMQAARDSGATAAGMIPIRLPLEVAPLFRDWLQRHHPGKAAHVMARVQAMRGGRDNDPRFGSRMRGEGHEVALLHQRFRLARQRLGLQREAEVLDCSRFGPPPRAGDQLSLF; this is encoded by the coding sequence ATGAACCTGCCACCCCGGAACCCAGACGAGATCCTGCGCGCACGCGGCGCCGAGTCGCGCCCGGCTGCGCGGTTCGAGCCCTATCAGACCCAACGCCAGCATGACGGCTGGGACATTTCCGAGGATCAGAACCTGCTGCGCACCGAGGTCACGCAAGAGCAGGCGCGCTCGATCATCACCCGCAACCGGTCGCCGGACATTCCCTTCGACCGCTCGATCAATCCCTATCGCGGTTGCGAACACGGTTGCATCTATTGTTTCGCCCGGCCGAGCCATGCCTATCTGGGCCTTTCGCCGGGGCTGGATTTCGAAACCCGCATCACTGCCAAGCCCAACGCACCCGAGCTGCTGTCGGCAGAGATCGGCAGGCGTGGATATTCGGTCGCGCCCATCGCCTTTGGCACCAATACCGATCCCTATCAGCCCATCGAGGCGAAGCTCTGCATCATGCGCGGCTGTTTGCAGGTGCTGCATGACTGGAACCACCCGCTAAGTCTGGTGACGCGAGGCGCCACGGTCATGCGCGACACCGATCTGTTGGGGGCGATGGCGGCCAAGGGGCAGGTCATAGCCTGCGTGTCCATCACGACGCTGGACCCGGAGCTGGCCCGGCAGATGGAGCCTCGCGCGCCGGCGCCAGCGACCCGGCTGCGGATGATCCGTGCGCTGTCAGATGCCGGTGTGCCGGTGCGCGTCATGGTCGCGCCGGTGATCCCGGTGCTGACCGAACACGAATTGGAACGGATCATGCAGGCCGCGCGCGATTCCGGCGCAACGGCCGCCGGTATGATCCCGATCCGCCTGCCGCTGGAGGTGGCGCCGCTGTTTCGGGACTGGCTGCAGCGTCACCACCCTGGCAAGGCGGCGCATGTCATGGCACGGGTGCAGGCGATGCGGGGCGGGCGCGACAACGACCCGCGCTTTGGCAGCCGGATGCGGGGCGAAGGGCATGAGGTCGCCCTGCTGCATCAGCGGTTCCGTCTGGCCCGCCAGCGGCTGGGATTACAGCGCGAAGCCGAGGTTTTGGATTGCAGCCGCTTTGGTCCGCCGCCTCGGGCAGGGGATCAGTTGTCGCTGTTCTGA
- the trpS gene encoding tryptophan--tRNA ligase, protein MTTSFAKRIFSGIQPSGGLTLGNYLGALKRFADYQGKGAETIYCVVDLHAITVWQDPQKLRHNTREVAAAFLASGVDPEVSVLFNQSQVPQHAELAWLFNTVARVGWMYRMTQFKDKAGKNSENSSLGLLAYPSLMAADILAYHATAVPVGEDQKQHLELTRDIATKFNHDYGVDFFPITEPLIEGTATRVMSLRDGSKKMSKSDPSDASRINLTDDADAIAQKIRKARTDAEPLPGSMEGLKDRPEAKNLINIYAALTGEDGDQVLARFEGQGFGTFKPALAEVAVEAMAPITKRMTQFMADPAEIDRILGRGADQAAAIAQPIIERTKDIMGMIRSR, encoded by the coding sequence ATGACCACGAGCTTTGCCAAGCGTATCTTCTCCGGCATCCAGCCCTCGGGCGGGCTGACTCTGGGGAATTATCTGGGCGCGCTGAAACGCTTTGCCGACTATCAGGGCAAGGGGGCCGAGACGATCTATTGCGTCGTCGACCTGCATGCGATCACCGTCTGGCAAGATCCCCAGAAACTGCGCCACAACACCCGCGAAGTGGCGGCGGCTTTCCTTGCGTCCGGTGTCGATCCCGAGGTCTCGGTTCTCTTCAACCAAAGCCAGGTCCCACAACATGCGGAACTCGCGTGGCTTTTCAATACCGTGGCGCGTGTGGGCTGGATGTATCGCATGACCCAGTTCAAGGACAAGGCCGGCAAGAACAGCGAGAATTCCAGCCTTGGCCTGCTGGCCTACCCATCGCTGATGGCCGCCGACATTCTGGCCTATCACGCCACCGCCGTGCCTGTGGGCGAGGACCAGAAACAGCATCTGGAGCTGACCCGCGACATCGCCACCAAGTTCAACCATGACTATGGCGTGGATTTCTTTCCCATCACCGAACCCTTGATCGAGGGCACGGCGACCCGCGTCATGAGCTTGCGCGACGGCTCCAAGAAAATGTCGAAATCCGATCCCTCGGACGCCAGCCGTATCAACCTGACCGACGATGCCGATGCCATCGCGCAAAAGATCCGCAAGGCGCGCACCGATGCCGAGCCGCTGCCCGGCAGCATGGAAGGGCTCAAGGACCGGCCCGAGGCAAAGAACCTTATCAACATCTATGCCGCTCTGACCGGCGAGGACGGCGATCAGGTGCTGGCACGGTTCGAGGGGCAAGGTTTCGGCACGTTCAAACCGGCTTTGGCCGAGGTCGCGGTCGAGGCGATGGCCCCGATCACCAAGCGGATGACGCAGTTCATGGCCGACCCGGCCGAGATCGACCGCATTCTTGGACGAGGCGCCGATCAGGCCGCCGCAATCGCCCAGCCGATCATCGAACGTACCAAGGACATCATGGGCATGATCCGCTCACGCTAG
- a CDS encoding MFS transporter, whose product MPVTDHSLQRGKLIISTCFFAGGIGIGAWGANLPALGRRTGMSESQIGVVLLCFAAGAILAMNMTPRFIARFGAQRISLVAAGLFGVGIGCVGLAMQIWTAAILAALCGMAFGTVDVAMNKHAAELEAQADRPIMSFFHAMFSGGTLAAAVAYALLSRWGMPSPLILVSAALLIVALAGAALWRTDRPAPIRPEAHHSSSSSSGPRLIRVLMLGAMAFVIFFAEGAIMDWAALYLVRVMGTTESTGALGYAVFGGAMMLGRLTGDRANRMLGPVRLFRLGTACVALFLTLMLLAPSVWVALTALALCGLGAANVIPIIFSAAGQFSARDGGRAMSRVLTMGYAGILIGPALIGFIAEAWTLRASLVLVALAVGMSCLGGGILRGNVASSRL is encoded by the coding sequence TTGCCTGTCACGGATCATTCCCTTCAACGCGGCAAGCTGATCATCTCCACCTGCTTCTTCGCCGGCGGGATCGGGATCGGTGCCTGGGGCGCGAACCTGCCTGCCTTGGGCCGGCGGACGGGCATGAGCGAAAGCCAGATCGGGGTCGTCCTGCTGTGCTTTGCCGCGGGCGCCATCCTCGCGATGAACATGACGCCGCGCTTCATCGCCCGCTTCGGAGCGCAGCGAATCTCGCTTGTCGCGGCCGGCCTGTTCGGGGTGGGAATCGGCTGTGTCGGACTGGCCATGCAGATATGGACCGCAGCCATTCTGGCGGCGCTATGCGGCATGGCATTCGGCACGGTGGATGTGGCGATGAACAAGCATGCCGCCGAGCTTGAGGCGCAGGCCGACCGTCCGATCATGTCGTTTTTCCATGCCATGTTCAGCGGCGGAACGCTGGCAGCGGCGGTGGCCTATGCGCTGCTCAGTCGTTGGGGGATGCCGTCGCCGCTTATCCTCGTCTCTGCTGCGCTGCTGATTGTAGCACTTGCCGGGGCAGCATTGTGGCGGACGGATCGCCCCGCTCCGATCAGACCCGAGGCGCATCATTCGTCAAGTTCGAGCAGCGGGCCGCGCCTGATCCGCGTGCTGATGCTGGGCGCCATGGCCTTTGTGATCTTCTTTGCAGAAGGCGCAATCATGGATTGGGCCGCGCTCTATCTGGTGCGCGTCATGGGCACGACGGAAAGCACCGGCGCGCTGGGATATGCCGTCTTTGGCGGCGCGATGATGCTGGGCCGGCTGACCGGCGACCGTGCGAACCGGATGCTGGGGCCGGTGCGGCTGTTCCGTCTGGGCACTGCCTGCGTGGCATTGTTCCTGACGCTGATGCTGCTTGCGCCCTCGGTCTGGGTGGCACTGACCGCTCTGGCACTTTGCGGGCTGGGTGCGGCCAATGTCATCCCCATCATCTTCTCGGCTGCGGGCCAGTTCAGCGCACGCGACGGCGGCCGGGCCATGTCGCGGGTTCTGACCATGGGCTATGCGGGTATCCTGATCGGCCCGGCGCTGATCGGCTTCATCGCCGAGGCCTGGACGCTTCGGGCCAGCCTTGTGCTGGTCGCCCTCGCCGTCGGCATGAGTTGCCTGGGCGGCGGCATCCTGCGCGGCAATGTCGCATCCAGCAGGCTTTGA
- the bmt gene encoding betaine--homocysteine S-methyltransferase has product MPDQLSRMLGERPWLLADGATGTNLYNMGLAPGQAPDLWCETHPDKVRELHRQMITSGADIILTNSFGANASRLRLAKAQDRVVSLNRTAARLAREAVAEVGRAVVVAGSIGPIGEIMAPMGRLTEAEATAMFTEQAQALKDGGADVLWIETVSAVEEMRAAAKAAQTVGMPWCGMMSFEPGGRSMMGVTPPQLASLMDRLPYPPVAYGANCGTGPAELLMAVAGFAASGNERPLIAKPNAGVPRYQDGGLIYDATPEVMAEFGVLARDLGVRIIGGCCGTTPAHLAAMREAMIAAPRGPRPSPERISARIAQVMGPGE; this is encoded by the coding sequence ATGCCTGATCAGCTGTCGAGAATGCTCGGCGAACGCCCTTGGCTGCTGGCCGACGGGGCGACGGGGACGAATCTCTACAACATGGGGCTGGCGCCGGGTCAGGCGCCGGATCTGTGGTGCGAAACCCACCCCGACAAGGTGCGCGAACTGCACCGGCAAATGATCACCTCGGGCGCGGATATCATCCTGACCAACAGCTTTGGCGCCAACGCCAGCCGGCTGCGGCTGGCCAAGGCGCAAGACCGGGTGGTGTCGCTGAACCGCACCGCCGCACGTCTGGCGCGCGAAGCGGTGGCAGAAGTCGGCCGCGCCGTGGTCGTTGCCGGCTCGATCGGCCCGATCGGCGAGATCATGGCGCCGATGGGCCGGCTGACCGAGGCCGAGGCCACCGCCATGTTCACCGAACAGGCGCAGGCCTTGAAGGACGGTGGCGCGGATGTCCTGTGGATCGAGACCGTCAGCGCCGTCGAAGAGATGCGCGCCGCCGCCAAGGCCGCCCAGACCGTGGGCATGCCCTGGTGCGGCATGATGAGCTTTGAGCCGGGCGGGCGCAGCATGATGGGCGTGACACCGCCACAACTGGCCTCGCTGATGGACCGGCTGCCGTATCCGCCCGTCGCCTATGGTGCGAATTGCGGCACCGGCCCCGCCGAATTGCTGATGGCGGTGGCCGGATTTGCCGCCTCGGGGAACGAACGCCCCCTGATCGCCAAACCCAATGCCGGTGTGCCACGCTATCAGGACGGCGGGTTGATCTATGACGCGACGCCCGAAGTCATGGCGGAATTCGGCGTGCTGGCGCGCGATCTGGGCGTGCGCATCATTGGCGGCTGTTGCGGCACGACCCCCGCGCATCTCGCCGCCATGCGCGAGGCCATGATTGCCGCGCCGCGTGGCCCGCGCCCCTCGCCCGAGCGGATCTCGGCGCGGATCGCGCAGGTCATGGGCCCCGGAGAATAA